A genomic stretch from Sceloporus undulatus isolate JIND9_A2432 ecotype Alabama chromosome 5, SceUnd_v1.1, whole genome shotgun sequence includes:
- the TST gene encoding thiosulfate sulfurtransferase, which produces MVQQALYRALVSTKWLAEAVRANKIGPELRVLDTSWYEPGTRDAKKEFQERHIPGASFFDIEECKDKSSPYELMLPSEKYFAEYVSHLGIGNQTHIVVYDGDDLGIFYAPRAWWMFRVFGHRTVSVLNGGFTNWVKEGHPVTSEITRPEPAVFKASLNRSLLKTYEEILENLESKRFQMVDSRAEGRFKGTEHEPGKEGIEPGHIPGTLNMPFFNFLTEKGFEKSSEEIRSMFQAKKVDLSKPLIATCRKGVTACHIALAAYLCGKPDVAVYDGSWSEWFRRAPPELKISEWNRKKS; this is translated from the exons ATGGTGCAGCAAGCATTGTATAGGGCCCTGGTCTCCACCAAATGGCTAGCAGAAGCTGTGCGGGCCAATAAGATTGGGCCTGAGCTACGGGTGCTGGACacctcctggtatgaacctggtACAAGAGATGCCAAGAAAGAATTCCAAGAACGGCACATCCCTGGCGCCTCCTTTTTTGATATCGAGGAATGCAAAGACAAGTCATCTCCCTACGAGCTCATGCTGCCCAGCGAGAAATACTTTGCGGAATATGTGAGCCACCTAGGCATTGGCAACCAAACACACATTGTTGTATACGATGGGGACGACTTGGGCATCTTCTATGCTCCACGGGCTTGGTGGATGTTCCGGGTCTTCGGGCACCGAACCGTCTCCGTGTTGAATGGAGGGTTCACGAACTGGGTGAAAGAGGGACACCCAGTGACATCTGAGATCACCAGGCCGGAACCAGCTGTTTTTAAAGCCTCCCTGAACAGGTCCCTTTTGAAGACCTATGAAGAGATCCTGGAGAACCTTGAATCCAAACGCTTCCAGATGGTGGATTCCAGAGCTGAAGGGAGATTCAAAGGAACAGAACATGAACCagggaaggaag GGATTGAACCAGGCCACATCCCAGGCACTCTGAATAtgcctttttttaattttttgactgAGAAAGGATTTGAGAAGAGCTCAGAAGAGATCAGAAGCATGTTCCAGGCGAAGAAGGTGGATCTTTCAAAACCACTAATTGCTACATGCCGCAAGGGCGTCACAGCATGCCATATTGCCCTGGCAGCATACCTCTGTGGTAAGCCAGACGTGGCTGTCTATGATGGATCTTGGTCAGAATGGTTTCGCCGTGCCCCACCAGAACTCAAAATTTCAGAATGGAATCGCAAGAAGTCTTAA
- the MPST gene encoding 3-mercaptopyruvate sulfurtransferase isoform X1, translating to MSQVPDGASLVKSQITSEPKQDSDTMSQQLLYRALVSAKWVSEAIKSSQAGLAVRLLDASWYLPKMKRDPRSEFEERHIPGAAFFDIDQCSDRTSPYDHMLPSAGEFAEYVGKLGVSSDSHVVVYDASDQGLFSAPRVWWMFRVFGHEAVSLLDGGLKNWVREGYPVSSGKSRPTPAEFHASLDKSMVKTHMDIKENIESRHFQVVDARTAGRFMGIEPEPREGIEPGHIPGSVNIPFTDFLTEEGLEKSPEKIQSLFQEKKVDLSKPLVATCGSGVTACHVALGAYLCGKPDVAIYDGAWVEWFMRARPEHIISESKGKSQ from the exons ATGTCTCAGGTGCCAGA TGGGGCAAGTCTAGTGAAGTCCCAGATAACATCAGAACCCAAACAGGACTCAGACACAATGTCTCAGCAACTTCTCTATCGAGCTCTGGTGTCTGCTAAGTGGGTGTCTGAAGCAATCAAGTCTTCTCAGGCTGGGTTGGCTGTCCGGCTCCTGGATGCCTCCTGGTACCTTCCCAAAATGAAGCGTGATCCTCGGAGTGAGTTTGAGGAACGGCACATCCCTGGCGCTGCTTTCTTCGACATAGACCAGTGCAGCGATCGCACATCGCCTTATGATCACATGCTACCCAGTGCTGGGGAGTTTGCAGAGTACGTGGGCAAGCTGGGTGTGAGCAGTGACTCCCATGTTGTGGTGTATGATGCAAGTGATCAGGGGTTGTTTTCGGCCCCTCGTGTCTGGTGGATGTTTCGGGTCTTTGGGCATGAAGCTGTTTCCCTTCTAGATGGTGGATTAAAGAACTGGGTGCGGGAAGGGTATCCAGTCAGCTCTGGAAAGAGCCGTCCCACCCCAGCTGAATTCCATGCCTCTCTAGATAAGTCAATGGTGAAGACCCACATGGACATCAAAGAGAACATTGAGTCACGCCATTTCCAAGTTGTGGATGCACGGACTGCTGGGCGGTTCATGGGGATAGAACCTGAGCCTCGGGAAG GAATTGAGCCTGGTCACATCCCTGGCTCAGTGAACATCCCGTTCACCGACTTCCTCACAGAGGAGGGCTTGGAAAAGAGTCCCGAGAAGATCCAGAGCTTGTTTCAGGAGAAGAAGGTGGATCTCTCCAAACCTCTTGTGGCCACTTGTGGTTCAGGCGTCACTGCATGCCATGTGGCACTGGGGGCATACCTGTGCGGAAAGCCTGATGTTGCAATTTATGATGGAGCTTGGGTGGAATGGTTCATGAGGGCACGGCCTGAACACATCATTTCGGAGAGCAAGGGAAAGAGCCAGTGA
- the MPST gene encoding 3-mercaptopyruvate sulfurtransferase isoform X2, producing the protein MSQQLLYRALVSAKWVSEAIKSSQAGLAVRLLDASWYLPKMKRDPRSEFEERHIPGAAFFDIDQCSDRTSPYDHMLPSAGEFAEYVGKLGVSSDSHVVVYDASDQGLFSAPRVWWMFRVFGHEAVSLLDGGLKNWVREGYPVSSGKSRPTPAEFHASLDKSMVKTHMDIKENIESRHFQVVDARTAGRFMGIEPEPREGIEPGHIPGSVNIPFTDFLTEEGLEKSPEKIQSLFQEKKVDLSKPLVATCGSGVTACHVALGAYLCGKPDVAIYDGAWVEWFMRARPEHIISESKGKSQ; encoded by the exons ATGTCTCAGCAACTTCTCTATCGAGCTCTGGTGTCTGCTAAGTGGGTGTCTGAAGCAATCAAGTCTTCTCAGGCTGGGTTGGCTGTCCGGCTCCTGGATGCCTCCTGGTACCTTCCCAAAATGAAGCGTGATCCTCGGAGTGAGTTTGAGGAACGGCACATCCCTGGCGCTGCTTTCTTCGACATAGACCAGTGCAGCGATCGCACATCGCCTTATGATCACATGCTACCCAGTGCTGGGGAGTTTGCAGAGTACGTGGGCAAGCTGGGTGTGAGCAGTGACTCCCATGTTGTGGTGTATGATGCAAGTGATCAGGGGTTGTTTTCGGCCCCTCGTGTCTGGTGGATGTTTCGGGTCTTTGGGCATGAAGCTGTTTCCCTTCTAGATGGTGGATTAAAGAACTGGGTGCGGGAAGGGTATCCAGTCAGCTCTGGAAAGAGCCGTCCCACCCCAGCTGAATTCCATGCCTCTCTAGATAAGTCAATGGTGAAGACCCACATGGACATCAAAGAGAACATTGAGTCACGCCATTTCCAAGTTGTGGATGCACGGACTGCTGGGCGGTTCATGGGGATAGAACCTGAGCCTCGGGAAG GAATTGAGCCTGGTCACATCCCTGGCTCAGTGAACATCCCGTTCACCGACTTCCTCACAGAGGAGGGCTTGGAAAAGAGTCCCGAGAAGATCCAGAGCTTGTTTCAGGAGAAGAAGGTGGATCTCTCCAAACCTCTTGTGGCCACTTGTGGTTCAGGCGTCACTGCATGCCATGTGGCACTGGGGGCATACCTGTGCGGAAAGCCTGATGTTGCAATTTATGATGGAGCTTGGGTGGAATGGTTCATGAGGGCACGGCCTGAACACATCATTTCGGAGAGCAAGGGAAAGAGCCAGTGA